Proteins encoded in a region of the Marinococcus sp. PL1-022 genome:
- a CDS encoding anthranilate synthase component I family protein, giving the protein MDERLARGPQAGESYTQSTTSFFQTNDQFFQAFEFRAREEPYHVLLESGRQGELDIAALRPFGVVEGKNKETTLHRQGSTEMHAGDPLEALAKWMEPYNLPTDSALPSFQGGAVGQISYDYVRYIEHLPELAVDDLKMPDAYFLLYDLFFIHDKKAGKTWIWHLHAEEEDAGEFLGKWKKAWSEAAEAFSGQERSEAKGAVSAEKSVPSFSGELFGGAVEQIKEYIAAGDVFQVNLSTRQTQLLHTSAFHIYQKLRELNPSPYMGYMHTPDWQTVSASPELLVKKRGAEVSTRPIAGTRSRGKDEEEDMALEQELMGTEKERAEHVMLVDLERNDLGRVCHYGSVKVDELMAVERYSHVMHIVSNVRGILAETEQVYDMIRAVFPGGTITGAPKIRTMEIIEELEPVRRGFYTGSFGWIGYNKDAELNISIRTMLAKDGYAHVQAGAGIVIDSDPRAEYKESIKKAKALWEAKRQSEAEAGIIHEQS; this is encoded by the coding sequence ATGGATGAGCGACTGGCCCGAGGGCCTCAAGCAGGAGAATCATATACACAGAGTACGACGTCGTTTTTTCAGACAAATGACCAGTTTTTTCAGGCGTTTGAGTTTCGTGCAAGGGAGGAGCCTTATCACGTGCTGCTTGAAAGCGGGCGCCAGGGCGAACTCGATATTGCTGCCCTTCGTCCCTTTGGGGTAGTGGAAGGGAAAAACAAAGAGACGACCCTTCATAGGCAGGGAAGCACTGAAATGCATGCGGGAGACCCGCTTGAAGCATTGGCAAAATGGATGGAGCCGTACAATCTGCCAACGGACTCTGCTCTTCCTTCGTTCCAGGGAGGCGCAGTAGGCCAGATAAGCTATGACTATGTACGATATATTGAGCATCTGCCGGAGCTTGCGGTGGATGATCTGAAAATGCCGGATGCGTATTTTCTCCTGTACGATCTGTTTTTTATTCACGATAAAAAAGCGGGTAAAACGTGGATTTGGCATTTGCATGCCGAAGAGGAAGACGCCGGTGAATTTCTCGGGAAATGGAAAAAAGCATGGTCGGAAGCGGCTGAAGCGTTTTCCGGGCAGGAGCGTTCAGAAGCGAAGGGGGCTGTCTCTGCCGAAAAGTCGGTGCCGTCCTTTTCCGGGGAATTATTCGGCGGAGCGGTAGAGCAGATTAAAGAATACATTGCCGCGGGAGACGTGTTTCAGGTGAATTTATCCACCCGCCAGACACAGCTCCTGCATACCTCAGCCTTTCACATTTATCAGAAGCTGAGAGAGCTGAATCCTTCCCCGTATATGGGCTATATGCATACACCGGACTGGCAGACGGTTAGCGCCTCTCCGGAGCTGCTGGTTAAAAAACGGGGTGCAGAGGTGTCCACGCGCCCGATCGCCGGGACCCGTTCGAGAGGAAAGGACGAAGAGGAGGATATGGCGCTTGAACAGGAATTGATGGGCACAGAAAAAGAGCGGGCTGAGCATGTTATGCTCGTCGATCTTGAAAGAAACGATCTTGGCCGTGTCTGCCACTACGGTTCGGTGAAGGTGGATGAATTAATGGCGGTGGAGCGGTATTCCCACGTGATGCATATTGTTTCCAATGTAAGGGGGATACTTGCTGAAACAGAGCAGGTATATGATATGATAAGGGCAGTGTTTCCTGGAGGGACGATCACCGGTGCTCCGAAAATACGGACGATGGAAATTATTGAAGAGCTTGAGCCGGTACGCCGGGGTTTCTATACAGGATCGTTCGGCTGGATCGGCTACAACAAGGATGCGGAGCTGAACATTTCCATCCGCACGATGCTTGCCAAGGACGGGTACGCTCATGTGCAGGCAGGGGCCGGGATCGTCATCGACTCTGATCCAAGAGCAGAATACAAAGAATCAATCAAAAAAGCTAAAGCATTATGGGAAGCGAAAAGACAGAGTGAAGCAGAGGCCGGCATTATCCATGAGCAGAGCTGA
- the pabA gene encoding aminodeoxychorismate/anthranilate synthase component II gives MILMIDNYDSFTYNLVQYLGEMGEELEVRRNDQITVEEIARLNPDILMISPGPCSPDEAGISVEAIRRFAGEIPIFGVCLGHQAIAQAFDGDVVRAERLMHGKTSEIHHDGVSIYADLPNPLTATRYHSLIVKRDTLPDCFDITSETEAGEIMGIRHRTLPVEGVQFHPESIMTGEGKQMLKRFVDRHRKSEEVL, from the coding sequence ATGATTTTAATGATTGATAACTATGATTCGTTTACGTACAATCTCGTGCAATACCTCGGTGAAATGGGAGAAGAACTCGAAGTACGGCGTAACGACCAAATTACAGTGGAGGAGATCGCCCGGTTGAATCCGGATATTCTGATGATTTCCCCGGGGCCCTGCAGTCCGGATGAGGCAGGAATCAGCGTCGAAGCGATACGCCGCTTTGCCGGAGAAATCCCGATTTTTGGTGTCTGTCTCGGCCACCAGGCGATTGCGCAGGCCTTCGACGGCGATGTTGTACGGGCGGAGCGGCTGATGCATGGGAAAACGTCGGAGATCCACCATGACGGTGTAAGTATTTACGCTGATCTTCCAAATCCGTTAACGGCGACAAGGTACCACTCGTTAATTGTGAAAAGAGACACACTGCCGGACTGCTTTGATATCACCTCGGAAACGGAAGCCGGGGAGATTATGGGGATCCGCCACCGCACCCTCCCTGTTGAGGGTGTACAGTTTCACCCTGAATCGATTATGACCGGTGAAGGAAAACAGATGCTCAAGCGCTTTGTGGACCGGCACCGGAAGTCTGAAGAGGTGCTGTAG